The following are encoded together in the Oncorhynchus masou masou isolate Uvic2021 chromosome 5, UVic_Omas_1.1, whole genome shotgun sequence genome:
- the LOC135526880 gene encoding protein disulfide isomerase Creld1-like isoform X1 yields MRTGWPLLAAGLYSVLSQVVLVRGCMDSCKECSGPQNDLCLECRTGWTLHDNTCVDIDECGTELGQCPPNTYCFNTEGNYQCKGCDQACVGCMGAGPARCRKCAAGYRLTGAKCLDIDECSERVLACSGLDEICTNLDGSFHCDCAEGFTRKNNFCVQKKLPSAGVGEKGLFEDVQDEEVEVLQQMFFGVLLCALATLAAKGDMVFTSIFMGGVAAMAGYWLIDRGDYVLDSFLKGR; encoded by the exons ATGAGGACTGGCTGGCCCCTCCTTGCTGCAGGGCTGTACTCAGTGCTGTCCCAGGTAGTTCTGGTCCGAGGCTGTATGGACTCCTGTAAGGAATGCTCAGGGCCTCAGAATGACCTGTGTCTGGAGTGCAGAACAGGCTGGACCCTCCATGACAACACATGTGTAG ACATAGATGAGTGTGGCACAGAGCTGGGCCAGTGTCCCCCCAACACCTACTGCTTCAACACAGAGGGCAACTATCAGTGCAAAG GCTGTGACCAGGCCTGTGTAGGTTGTATGGGTGCTGGGCCAGCTCGCTGCAGGAAGTGTGCTGCTGGCTACAGACTAACCGGAGCAAAGTGTTTAG atatagATGAATGCAGTGAGCGGGTTCTGGCGTGTTCAGGGCTGGATGAGATCTGTACCAATTTGGATGGTTCTTTCCACTGTGACTGTGCTGAAGGCTTCACACGCAAAAACAATTTCTGTGTGCAGAAAAAGCTACCCAGTG cagGTGTGGGTGAGAAGGGTCTGTTTGAGGACGTCCAGGATGAAGAGGTTGAGGTTCTACAGCAGATGTTCTTTGGGGTGCTGCTCTGTGCTCTGGCCACCCTGGCTGCTAAAGGAGACATGGTCTTCACCTCCATCTTCATGGGTGGAGTGGCGGCCATGGCTGGATACTGGCTCATAGACAGGGGAGACTACGTACTGGACAGCTTTCTGAAGGGACGCTAG
- the LOC135526880 gene encoding protein disulfide isomerase Creld1-like isoform X2: protein MRTGWPLLAAGLYSVLSQVVLVRGCMDSCKECSGPQNDLCLECRTGWTLHDNTCVDIDECGTELGQCPPNTYCFNTEGNYQCKGCDQACVGCMGAGPARCRKCAAGYRLTGAKCLDIDECSERVLACSGLDEICTNLDGSFHCDCAEGFTRKNNFCVQKKLPSGVGEKGLFEDVQDEEVEVLQQMFFGVLLCALATLAAKGDMVFTSIFMGGVAAMAGYWLIDRGDYVLDSFLKGR, encoded by the exons ATGAGGACTGGCTGGCCCCTCCTTGCTGCAGGGCTGTACTCAGTGCTGTCCCAGGTAGTTCTGGTCCGAGGCTGTATGGACTCCTGTAAGGAATGCTCAGGGCCTCAGAATGACCTGTGTCTGGAGTGCAGAACAGGCTGGACCCTCCATGACAACACATGTGTAG ACATAGATGAGTGTGGCACAGAGCTGGGCCAGTGTCCCCCCAACACCTACTGCTTCAACACAGAGGGCAACTATCAGTGCAAAG GCTGTGACCAGGCCTGTGTAGGTTGTATGGGTGCTGGGCCAGCTCGCTGCAGGAAGTGTGCTGCTGGCTACAGACTAACCGGAGCAAAGTGTTTAG atatagATGAATGCAGTGAGCGGGTTCTGGCGTGTTCAGGGCTGGATGAGATCTGTACCAATTTGGATGGTTCTTTCCACTGTGACTGTGCTGAAGGCTTCACACGCAAAAACAATTTCTGTGTGCAGAAAAAGCTACCCAGTG GTGTGGGTGAGAAGGGTCTGTTTGAGGACGTCCAGGATGAAGAGGTTGAGGTTCTACAGCAGATGTTCTTTGGGGTGCTGCTCTGTGCTCTGGCCACCCTGGCTGCTAAAGGAGACATGGTCTTCACCTCCATCTTCATGGGTGGAGTGGCGGCCATGGCTGGATACTGGCTCATAGACAGGGGAGACTACGTACTGGACAGCTTTCTGAAGGGACGCTAG